One genomic window of Cellulophaga sp. Hel_I_12 includes the following:
- a CDS encoding TonB-dependent receptor domain-containing protein, with protein sequence MHNKILFSVFLFFTIAFLNAQNKTAAKASQDSTAQIIQLKEVVLSANTILGSKFQARNRTGSAYYISPKEIKKFNYTDINRVLRSVPGVTIYEEDGFGLRPNISLRGTSPERSAKISLMEDGVLIAPAPYSAPAAYYFPSVARMHAVEILKGSSQVQYGPFTTGGAINLISTQIPTTFNAKVSANYGSFNSGRLHAAIGESKEKFGYMVEYLNFNSDGFKNLDGGGNTGFDKNEVVGKFRINSGKDAKLPQYLEVKFQYADEVSDETYLGLTDADFESTPFRRYAGSQNDEMTADHIQIMATHSFNFNDYFSIATTAYYNGFSRNWYKLDKVAVNGIQEGISSILESPSEFSSYFDIVSGNANSGDDAIFVKANNRKYISKGIQTKLDYHWNGANTYHDIEVGLRYHYDEEDRFQWIDGYNIMAGEMNLTSAGTPGTDANRISDANAFAAYTLYKLKYKNLTLTPGIRYENINLGRIDFGKTDVSRLGTNLSERENSVEILIPGVGFNYNFNQVSFFGGVHKGFSPPTSQVDEKAEESTNFELGSRFQFNGLSGELVGFYNDYSNLLGSDLAATGGTGSLEQFNAGEVNVKGIEFLVNYTFLKNHPKFRLPLTFAYTFTDTEFLNNFGSDDDLWGEVSVGDELPYITKNQFNTMLSLEHSKFELNLSGRFNGEFRTKAGTGAIPLNEKVGSNFILDFSGKYRVNDYLGITGNMINLLNETYEVSRVPSGLRPGHPFGVYAGIELNF encoded by the coding sequence ATGCATAATAAGATTCTTTTTTCCGTTTTTCTTTTTTTCACTATCGCATTTTTAAATGCCCAAAATAAAACAGCAGCAAAGGCGTCACAGGACAGTACCGCTCAAATAATACAACTAAAAGAAGTAGTTTTATCTGCAAATACCATTTTGGGTAGTAAATTTCAAGCAAGAAACAGAACGGGTTCTGCCTACTACATCTCACCAAAAGAGATAAAAAAGTTTAACTATACAGACATCAATCGTGTTTTACGAAGTGTTCCAGGAGTTACAATCTACGAAGAAGACGGTTTTGGTTTGCGACCTAATATAAGTTTAAGAGGTACCTCACCTGAGCGTAGTGCAAAAATTTCGCTAATGGAAGATGGTGTTTTAATTGCCCCTGCCCCTTATAGTGCGCCAGCTGCTTATTATTTCCCATCCGTGGCTCGAATGCATGCTGTTGAAATCTTAAAAGGAAGCAGTCAAGTGCAATACGGCCCTTTTACTACAGGTGGTGCAATTAATTTAATTTCTACACAGATCCCAACTACGTTCAACGCCAAAGTATCCGCAAATTATGGAAGTTTTAATAGCGGAAGATTACATGCTGCCATAGGCGAAAGCAAAGAAAAATTTGGGTATATGGTAGAATATTTAAATTTTAATTCAGACGGATTTAAAAATCTTGATGGCGGTGGAAATACTGGTTTTGATAAAAATGAAGTAGTCGGAAAATTTAGAATAAATTCTGGAAAAGATGCAAAATTACCGCAATACCTTGAAGTAAAATTTCAATATGCTGATGAAGTTTCTGATGAAACGTACCTAGGGCTAACAGATGCCGATTTTGAAAGCACTCCGTTTCGGCGCTATGCGGGATCGCAAAATGACGAGATGACAGCAGATCATATCCAAATAATGGCTACCCATAGTTTTAATTTTAACGATTACTTCAGCATTGCAACAACAGCCTATTACAATGGATTTAGCAGAAACTGGTATAAACTAGATAAGGTAGCTGTCAATGGGATTCAAGAAGGTATTTCTTCTATTCTAGAAAGTCCTTCAGAATTTTCTAGCTATTTTGATATTGTTAGTGGTAACGCCAATTCGGGCGATGATGCTATTTTTGTAAAGGCCAATAACAGAAAATACATTTCAAAAGGAATTCAGACCAAGCTTGATTACCATTGGAATGGTGCAAACACCTATCATGATATTGAAGTGGGATTGCGTTATCACTATGATGAAGAAGATAGGTTTCAATGGATAGATGGTTATAACATAATGGCAGGCGAAATGAATTTAACCTCAGCAGGTACCCCTGGAACGGACGCCAATAGAATCAGTGACGCCAATGCTTTTGCTGCTTACACCTTGTATAAGCTAAAATATAAAAATCTTACCCTTACACCCGGTATACGCTACGAAAATATAAATTTAGGTAGAATAGATTTTGGAAAAACTGATGTATCACGATTAGGAACTAACCTATCTGAAAGAGAAAATTCAGTTGAAATTCTAATCCCAGGCGTTGGTTTTAATTATAATTTCAATCAGGTTTCATTTTTTGGAGGTGTACACAAAGGCTTTTCGCCACCAACTAGTCAAGTTGATGAAAAAGCGGAAGAAAGTACAAATTTTGAATTGGGTTCTCGTTTTCAATTTAATGGTCTTTCTGGTGAGCTTGTTGGTTTTTATAATGATTATAGCAACCTTTTGGGTAGTGATCTTGCGGCTACAGGCGGAACAGGAAGTTTAGAGCAGTTCAATGCAGGAGAGGTTAATGTAAAAGGAATAGAGTTTCTCGTAAACTATACCTTCCTAAAAAATCATCCTAAATTTCGCTTACCACTAACATTTGCCTACACCTTTACAGATACGGAATTTTTAAATAACTTTGGAAGTGACGATGACCTTTGGGGCGAAGTTTCTGTTGGCGATGAATTACCGTACATTACAAAAAATCAATTTAACACCATGCTTTCGTTAGAACATTCCAAGTTCGAGCTTAATTTAAGTGGTCGTTTCAACGGAGAATTCCGTACAAAAGCAGGAACCGGTGCTATCCCATTAAACGAAAAAGTAGGTAGCAACTTTATTCTTGATTTTTCAGGAAAATACCGCGTTAATGATTATTTGGGCATCACCGGAAACATGATCAACCTATTGAATGAAACTTATGAAGTTTCTAGAGTGCCTTCTGGACTTCGACCCGGACATCCTTTTGGCGTTTATGCCGGCATAGAATTAAATTTCTAA
- a CDS encoding hydroxymethylglutaryl-CoA lyase yields the protein MPEKVKIIECPRDAMQGIKAFIPTDEKVKYIQSLVGCGFDTIDVGSFVSAKAIPQMVDTSEVLAQLDMSKSQSKLLAIVANIRGAQDAVKEEKIDYLGYPFSISENFQMRNTHKTIAESIAILKEILALAHQNNKKVVTYISMGFGNPYGDPWNVEIVGEWTEKLAAMGVEILSLSDTVGNSTPEDIHYLFSNLIPKYPKIEFGAHLHTTPTKWHEKVDAAYQAGCRRFDGAVQGFGGCPMAKDELTGNMPTEKMLSYFTTAKADTNVNWMVFEAAYNKATHLFSAYH from the coding sequence ATGCCTGAGAAAGTTAAAATAATAGAATGTCCAAGAGATGCGATGCAGGGTATTAAGGCCTTTATTCCTACGGATGAAAAAGTAAAATACATTCAATCTTTAGTAGGTTGTGGCTTTGACACCATCGATGTAGGTAGCTTTGTGTCTGCTAAAGCTATTCCACAAATGGTAGATACCTCTGAGGTTTTGGCTCAGTTAGATATGTCGAAATCTCAAAGTAAATTATTAGCGATAGTAGCCAATATTCGAGGGGCGCAAGACGCTGTAAAAGAGGAAAAAATAGATTATTTAGGGTATCCATTTTCTATTTCTGAGAATTTTCAGATGCGAAATACCCATAAAACTATTGCAGAATCTATAGCTATTTTAAAAGAAATTTTGGCCCTTGCGCATCAAAACAATAAAAAGGTAGTTACCTATATTTCTATGGGTTTTGGTAATCCTTATGGTGATCCTTGGAATGTGGAAATAGTAGGGGAGTGGACCGAGAAATTAGCGGCTATGGGAGTTGAAATTCTCTCTTTATCAGATACGGTGGGAAATTCAACTCCGGAGGATATTCATTATTTATTTTCTAATTTAATTCCAAAATATCCAAAGATAGAATTTGGTGCACACTTGCACACGACGCCAACAAAATGGCACGAAAAAGTAGATGCAGCTTATCAAGCAGGATGCCGCAGGTTTGATGGTGCGGTGCAAGGTTTTGGGGGGTGCCCAATGGCAAAAGATGAGCTTACTGGTAATATGCCCACAGAAAAAATGTTGTCTTATTTCACTACTGCCAAGGCAGATACCAATGTAAACTGGATGGTTTTTGAGGCGGCCTATAATAAAGCTACTCACTTATTTTCAGCGTATCACTAA
- a CDS encoding LysE family translocator, protein MYTIIPLNYQILYAFVLATATLAIAPGPDNIFVLTQSMVNGKKKGLATVAGLMTGCLIHTTLLAFGVSVLIKENETIFQFIKLFGAGYLLYLAYQVFRSPSEIQLNAQGIEDKSLLQLFKQGFIMNVLNPKVTIFFLAFFPGFLFSDALSTVIQFYVLGFIFIAVSFLIFGTIAVLSGFLGKYLKESRKLGLLLKWLQIFVFVAIAIYLVFF, encoded by the coding sequence ATGTATACTATAATTCCATTGAACTATCAAATTCTTTACGCTTTTGTATTGGCCACCGCGACATTGGCCATAGCGCCAGGTCCAGATAATATTTTTGTACTAACCCAAAGTATGGTCAATGGTAAAAAGAAGGGTTTGGCAACGGTGGCAGGTCTTATGACAGGTTGCTTAATACATACCACTTTATTAGCCTTTGGAGTCTCTGTTTTAATTAAAGAAAATGAAACAATTTTTCAATTTATAAAACTGTTTGGGGCGGGGTACTTATTGTATTTAGCATATCAAGTTTTTAGGAGTCCGTCTGAAATTCAACTGAATGCTCAAGGTATTGAAGATAAAAGCCTCCTTCAACTTTTTAAACAAGGCTTTATCATGAATGTTTTAAACCCGAAAGTGACCATTTTCTTTTTGGCATTTTTTCCAGGATTTCTTTTTAGTGATGCGTTAAGTACAGTTATTCAATTTTATGTATTAGGTTTTATATTTATAGCAGTGTCATTTTTAATATTTGGTACTATCGCTGTATTGTCAGGTTTTTTAGGAAAATATTTAAAAGAATCACGCAAGCTTGGATTGCTGCTCAAATGGCTTCAAATTTTTGTTTTTGTTGCCATTGCTATTTATTTGGTGTTCTTTTAG
- a CDS encoding Dabb family protein — protein sequence MTLKITLLSLFLTLTTYSTLQAQSEVIQEEKVMKNTGLLRHVVLFQFKKGTSSEKIKEIEAAFHELPSKISEIYSYEWGLNNSPENLNKNFTHCFFLTFQSEADRATYLPHPDHKAFGALLTPFLEDVLVVDYWVK from the coding sequence ATGACATTAAAAATTACATTGCTTTCTTTATTTTTGACTTTGACAACTTATAGCACCTTACAAGCTCAATCAGAAGTTATACAGGAAGAAAAAGTCATGAAAAATACAGGTTTATTAAGGCATGTGGTATTATTTCAGTTCAAAAAAGGTACATCTTCTGAAAAAATCAAAGAAATAGAAGCGGCGTTTCACGAACTACCTAGCAAAATTTCTGAGATTTATAGCTACGAATGGGGTTTAAATAACAGTCCTGAAAATTTGAATAAAAATTTTACGCACTGTTTTTTCTTAACTTTTCAAAGTGAAGCTGATAGAGCCACTTACCTACCGCACCCTGACCATAAAGCTTTTGGAGCGCTATTAACACCATTTTTAGAAGATGTGTTGGTCGTTGATTATTGGGTGAAGTAA
- a CDS encoding quinone-dependent dihydroorotate dehydrogenase produces the protein MYKFLLRPIFFLFDPEKVHHFSFSMIRLFGKIGFSKLFRAIYVIEDKRLERTLFGITFKNPVGLAAGFDKNAQLFNELSDFGFGFIEIGTLTPKPQEGNPKKRLFRLEADKAIINRMGFNNLGVLEAVEELKKKHRVLIGGNIGKNKVTPNDKATLDYVLCFDALFDYVDYFVVNVSSPNTPGLRELQDKEPLTALLNQLKLQNTKLAIKKADKEKPILLKIAPDLTDNQLLDIIAIVATTKIDGIIATNTTISRKDLKSHQLLLEENGGLSGLPLRDRSTEVIRFLAEKSNKAFPIIGVGGINSPEDALEKLDAGADLIQLWTGFIYEGPSLVKKINKAILNRTKS, from the coding sequence ATGTACAAGTTTTTACTTCGGCCTATATTTTTTTTATTTGATCCAGAAAAAGTACATCATTTTTCGTTTTCGATGATTCGCCTCTTTGGGAAAATTGGTTTTTCCAAGTTATTCAGGGCAATTTATGTTATTGAAGATAAAAGGTTAGAGCGTACGCTATTCGGTATCACCTTTAAAAATCCTGTTGGTTTAGCTGCTGGTTTTGATAAAAATGCCCAGTTATTTAATGAATTATCTGATTTTGGCTTCGGCTTTATCGAAATAGGAACGCTTACACCAAAACCTCAAGAGGGTAATCCAAAAAAAAGACTTTTTAGATTAGAGGCCGATAAGGCCATTATTAACCGAATGGGCTTTAATAATTTAGGAGTACTTGAAGCTGTTGAAGAATTGAAAAAAAAACATCGTGTACTTATTGGGGGTAATATTGGTAAAAACAAAGTAACACCTAATGATAAGGCGACTTTAGATTATGTATTGTGTTTTGATGCCTTATTCGACTATGTCGATTATTTCGTAGTTAATGTTAGTTCTCCAAACACGCCTGGTCTAAGGGAATTGCAAGATAAGGAGCCATTAACGGCCTTGTTAAATCAATTAAAACTTCAAAACACAAAATTGGCCATCAAAAAGGCAGATAAAGAAAAACCAATCTTATTAAAAATAGCACCTGATTTAACGGATAATCAATTGCTAGATATCATTGCCATTGTCGCTACGACCAAAATTGATGGGATTATAGCCACAAACACGACGATTAGTAGAAAAGACTTAAAATCGCATCAGCTGTTGTTAGAGGAAAATGGAGGGTTAAGTGGGCTTCCCTTGCGTGATCGCAGCACAGAAGTAATTCGGTTTTTAGCTGAAAAAAGTAACAAAGCATTTCCGATCATCGGTGTGGGCGGTATAAACTCTCCTGAAGATGCCTTAGAGAAATTAGATGCAGGCGCAGATTTAATTCAGTTGTGGACGGGTTTTATTTATGAAGGTCCTTCTTTGGTAAAGAAAATCAACAAAGCAATATTGAACAGAACAAAGTCTTAA